From the Euphorbia lathyris chromosome 6, ddEupLath1.1, whole genome shotgun sequence genome, one window contains:
- the LOC136232756 gene encoding BES1/BZR1 homolog protein 4 isoform X2 produces the protein MTSGTRMPTWKERENNKRRERRRRAIAAKIYSGLRMYGNYKLPKHCDNNEVLKALCNEAGWIVEEDGTTYRKGCKPVERMDIMGGSASASPCSSYHPSPCASYNPSPGSSSFPSPVSSRYTTNTNGNPDANSLIPWLKNLSSGSSSASSTHPHHLYIHTGSISAPVTPPLSSPTSRTPRTKNDWDDPAAGPSWAGQNYPFLPSSMPSSTPPSPGRQVLPDSGWLAGIQIPQSGPSSPTFSLVSRNPFGFRDEPLSGAGSRMWTPGQSGTCSPAIPAGIDQTADVPMADGMAAEFAFGSNMTGLVKPWEGERIHEECVSDDLELTLGSSRTR, from the exons ATGACGTCGGGGACGAGAATGCCGACGTGGAAAGAAAGGGAGAATAACAAGAGAAGGGAGAGGAGAAGAAGAGCGATCGCTGCGAAGATCTACTCTGGACTCAGAATGTACGGCAATTACAAGCTCCCTAAGCACTGCGATAATAATGAGGTCCTTAAAGCTCTCTGCAACGAGGCTGGTTGGATTGTTGAAGAAGACGGCACAACTTATCGAAAG GGGTGCAAACCTGTGGAACGAATGGACATCATGGGAGGGTCTGCATCAGCTAGTCCATGCTCATCCTACCACCCTAGTCCATGTGCATCTTATAATCCAAGTCCTGGCTCATCTTCTTTCCCTAGTCCCGTTTCATCCCGTTATACTACCAATACGAATGGTAATCCTGATGCCAATTCCCTTATCCCCTGGCTTAAAAACCTATCATCTGGCTCATCATCAGCCTCATCCACACACCCTCACCATCTCTACATTCACACTGGTTCTATTAGTGCTCCAGTCACCCCTCCATTGAGCTCACCAACTTCTCGAACTCCCCGCACCAAAAATGACTGGGATGATCCAGCTGCAGGCCCATCCTGGGCAGGACAGAACTATCCATTCCTTCCCTCATCTATGCCCTCTTCTACTCCGCCGAGTCCTGGACGTCAGGTTCTACCTGATTCAGGATGGTTAGCTGGTATCCAAATTCCCCAGAGCGGTCCCTCATCACCTACTTTTAGTCTTGTCTCACGGAACCCATTTGGCTTTCGAGATGAGCCTTTATCAGGCGCTGGTTCTCGAATGTGGACTCCTGGCCAAAGTGGGACATGCTCCCCTGCAATCCCTGCTGGTATTGATCAGACTGCAGATGTTCCAATGGCAGACGGTATGGCAGCTGAATTCGCTTTCGGAAGTAACATGACAGGCTTAGTAAAACCTTGGGAAGGTGAAAGGATTCACGAGGAATGTGTATCTGATGATCTTGAGCTCACACTTGGAAGCTCCAGAACAAGGTAA
- the LOC136232756 gene encoding BES1/BZR1 homolog protein 4 isoform X1: MTSGTRMPTWKERENNKRRERRRRAIAAKIYSGLRMYGNYKLPKHCDNNEVLKALCNEAGWIVEEDGTTYRKGCKPVERMDIMGGSASASPCSSYHPSPCASYNPSPGSSSFPSPVSSRYTTNTNGNPDANSLIPWLKNLSSGSSSASSTHPHHLYIHTGSISAPVTPPLSSPTSRTPRTKNDWDDPAAGPSWAGQNYPFLPSSMPSSTPPSPGRQVLPDSGWLAGIQIPQSGPSSPTFSLVSRNPFGFRDEPLSGAGSRMWTPGQSGTCSPAIPAGIDQTADVPMADGMAAEFAFGSNMTGLVKPWEGERIHEECVSDDLELTLGSSRTR; encoded by the exons ATGACGTCGGGGACGAGAATGCCGACGTGGAAAGAAAGGGAGAATAACAAGAGAAGGGAGAGGAGAAGAAGAGCGATCGCTGCGAAGATCTACTCTGGACTCAGAATGTACGGCAATTACAAGCTCCCTAAGCACTGCGATAATAATGAGGTCCTTAAAGCTCTCTGCAACGAGGCTGGTTGGATTGTTGAAGAAGACGGCACAACTTATCGAAAG GGGTGCAAACCTGTGGAACGAATGGACATCATGGGAGGGTCTGCATCAGCTAGTCCATGCTCATCCTACCACCCTAGTCCATGTGCATCTTATAATCCAAGTCCTGGCTCATCTTCTTTCCCTAGTCCCGTTTCATCCCGTTATACTACCAATACGAATGGTAATCCTGATGCCAATTCCCTTATCCCCTGGCTTAAAAACCTATCATCTGGCTCATCATCAGCCTCATCCACACACCCTCACCATCTCTACATTCACACTGGTTCTATTAGTGCTCCAGTCACCCCTCCATTGAGCTCACCAACTTCTCGAACTCCCCGCACCAAAAATGACTGGGATGATCCAGCTGCAGGCCCATCCTGGGCAGGACAGAACTATCCATTCCTTCCCTCATCTATGCCCTCTTCTACTCCGCCGAGTCCTGGACGTCAGGTTCTACCTGATTCAGGATGGTTAGCTGGTATCCAAATTCCCCAGAGCGGTCCCTCATCACCTACTTTTAGTCTTGTCTCACGGAACCCATTTGGCTTTCGAGATGAGCCTTTATCAGGCGCTGGTTCTCGAATGTGGACTCCTGGCCAAAGTGGGACATGCTCCCCTGCAATCCCTGCTGGTATTGATCAGACTGCAGATGTTCCAATGGCAGACGGTATGGCAGCTGAATTCGCTTTCGGAAGTAACATGACAGGCTTAGTAAAACCTTGGGAAGGTGAAAGGATTCACGAGGAATGTGTATCTGATGATCTTGAGCTCACACTTGGAAGCTCCAGAACAAG ATAA